The following is a genomic window from Acidimicrobiales bacterium.
CCGCCGGGTGTCCATGGCGGCGATGGCCGGCGGTTGGCACGCGGCCGACGTCCGCGACGCCGCGCCCGGCACGGACTACGGGTACGCGCTCGACGGCGGTCCCGTCCTGCCCGACCCCCGGTCGCCCTGGCAACCGGCGGGCGTCGACGGGCCGTCGCGCACCGTCGACCACGCCGCCTTCCCCTGGACCGACGCGGCCTGGCGAGGCGTCCACCTCCCCTCCGCCGTGCTCTACGAGCTGCATGTGGGCACCTTCACGGCCGAGGGCACCTTCGATGCTGTCGTCGGCAGGCTCGACCACCTTCGCGACCTCGGAGTGGACGCCATCGAGCTGATGCCGGTGGCCCAGTTCCCGGGGACCCGAGGGTGGGGGTACGACGGGGTCGACCTCTATGCCCCGCACGAGTCCTACGGCGGTCCCGAGGGGCTCAAGCGCCTGGTCGACGCCTGCCACGCGCGGGGCCTCGGCGTGGTGATGGACGTCGTGTACAACCACCTAGGCCCCGCCGGCAACTACCTCGGGGCGTACGGGCCCTACTTCACCGAGCGCTACGCCACCCCGTGGGGAGCGGCCGTCAACCTCGACGACGCCGGCAGCGACGAGGTCCGCGCCTTCTTCGTGGACAACGCCCTCATGTGGTTGCGGGACTACCACTGCGACGGGCTGCGCATCGACGCCGTCCACGCCATCCTCGACACGTCCGCCACCCACCTGCTGGAGGAACTGGCCGTCGGCGTCGAGGCCCTGGCCGCCTCGCTCGGGCGACCGCTGTTCACCATCGCCGAGAGCGACCTCAACGACCCGCGCGTGGTGCGCCGGCGGGAGGTGGGTGGCTACGGCATCGACGCCCAGTGGAGCGACGACTTCCACCACGCCGTGCACGCCGCCCTCACCGGTCAGCGCGACGGCTACTACGCCGACTTCGGCCGCTTGGCCCACGTTGCCACCGCCCTCCGCCGGGCCTTCGTGTACGCCGGCGAGTACTCCGCCGCCCGCGACCGCCGCCACGGCCGGTTCGACCCCGGGCTGTCCGGGAGTCGCTTCCTCGGGTACGCGCAGAATCACGACCAGGTGGGCAACCGGGCCCAGGGCGACCGCAGTTCGGCGCTCATGTCGCCCGGTCGGCTGCGCCTGGCCGCTGCCCTGGTGCTGACCTCGCCGTTCGTCCCGATGCTGTTCCAGGGCGAGGAGTGGGCCGCCACCACGCCGTTCCAGTACTTCACCGACCACGAGGACCCGGCGCTCGGAATT
Proteins encoded in this region:
- the treZ gene encoding malto-oligosyltrehalose trehalohydrolase, with product MTTFRVWAPKAAVVELDLSGRRVSMAAMAGGWHAADVRDAAPGTDYGYALDGGPVLPDPRSPWQPAGVDGPSRTVDHAAFPWTDAAWRGVHLPSAVLYELHVGTFTAEGTFDAVVGRLDHLRDLGVDAIELMPVAQFPGTRGWGYDGVDLYAPHESYGGPEGLKRLVDACHARGLGVVMDVVYNHLGPAGNYLGAYGPYFTERYATPWGAAVNLDDAGSDEVRAFFVDNALMWLRDYHCDGLRIDAVHAILDTSATHLLEELAVGVEALAASLGRPLFTIAESDLNDPRVVRRREVGGYGIDAQWSDDFHHAVHAALTGQRDGYYADFGRLAHVATALRRAFVYAGEYSAARDRRHGRFDPGLSGSRFLGYAQNHDQVGNRAQGDRSSALMSPGRLRLAAALVLTSPFVPMLFQGEEWAATTPFQYFTDHEDPALGIAVSEGRRSEFVAFGWEPADVPDPQDRATFERSILDWSELGRKEHAAMLDWHRRLIALRRSVPALADARMEAVRCRFDEEAGWLEVRRGTVTVAGNIGVLPVELVASGNLVLASEGAEMGTGGTLRLAPDSVAVLA